In Arachis hypogaea cultivar Tifrunner chromosome 2, arahy.Tifrunner.gnm2.J5K5, whole genome shotgun sequence, a genomic segment contains:
- the LOC112727108 gene encoding uncharacterized protein has protein sequence MDGQTKSYTCVFCKRGFSNAQALGGHMNIHRRDRARLRQSLEEKMLLQIDDDQQKNNNTNHKKPWNFLEMDDDDDDYAIIQRGKGTIIGGTSEIPHQFPLLVGVPHSYNNYMNEIRKGIIEEKNIEVDLELRLGFIEPKEATTLSTRKFF, from the coding sequence atggatgGCCAAACTAAATCTTATACTTGTGTTTTTTGTAAGAGAGGATTCTCAAATGCACAAGCACTTGGAGGCCACATGAATATTCATAGAAGAGATAGAGCCAGGCTTAGGCAATCACTTGAAGAGAAAATGTTGCTtcaaattgatgatgatcaacaaaaaaataataataccaaCCATAAGAAGCCATGGAATTTTCTAGaaatggatgatgatgatgatgattatgcaaTAATCCAAAGGGGCAAAGGAACAATAATTGGTGGTACTTCAGAAATTCCTCATCAATTTCCTCTTCTTGTTGGGGTGCCACATAgttataataattatatgaatGAGATAAGGAAAGGTATTATTGAAGAAAAGAATATTGAAGTGGATCTTGAGCTTCGTCTAGGGTTTATTGAGCCAAAAGAAGCAACAACTTTGAGCACTAggaaattcttttaa